From a region of the Stegostoma tigrinum isolate sSteTig4 chromosome 25, sSteTig4.hap1, whole genome shotgun sequence genome:
- the ube2na gene encoding ubiquitin-conjugating enzyme E2Na, whose translation MAGGLPRRITKETQRLHAEPVPGIKAEADEFNARYFHVVIAGPQDSPFEGGTFKLELFLPEEYPMAAPKVRFMTKIYHPNVDKLGRICLDILKDKWSPALQIRTVLLSIQALLSAPNPDDPLANDVAEQWKSNEAQAIETARTWTRLYASGNSNSR comes from the exons GAAACCCAGCGTTTGCATGCAGAGCCGGTGCCTGGTATCAAGGCAGAAGCGGATGAATTCAACGCACGTTACTTTCATGTTGTTATAGCTGGTCCACAGGATTCCCCATTTGAGGGCGGAACTTTTAAACTTGAACTATTTCTTCCAGAAGAATATCCTATGGCAGCTCCAAAAGTTCGTTTTATGACCAAAATATATCACCCAAACGTAGACAAGCTGGGCAGAATCTGTTTAGATATTCTGAAAG ATAAGTGGTCCCCAGCTTTGCAGATTCGTACAGTGCTGCTATCGATCCAGGCATTGTTAAGCGCTCCAAATCCAGATGATCCATTAGCGAATGATGTAGCCGAACAGTGGAAGAGCAATGAAGCCCAAGCCATAGAAACAG CCAGGACATGGACTAGGCTATATGCCAGTGGGAACAGCAATTCCAGATGA